The genomic window caaaacaaatacaaaagacataAATTATTTAAGAATCTATCTACCAGCAAGGCAATACAGTGGATCAAGTGGTAGACCTCTAAGCAAAAAGTCTTGAATTGGAATCTAGCTTTAAACATTTATTACCTGTATGACTCTGGGGGAATTACCCTctatttaactcagtttccttatctttaaaatggaaataataatacctacctctcaGGTGTGTTGTGATAATTAGATGAGATGACAATGGTAAAAATTGTGAAATTaggcacaatgtctggcacacagtaagtgctatataaatgttagctattattattgttgttaatatcAAGATATATGCAAGAACTAACTATATAAATGCAACTATAAATTACtctttacagaaataaatattcctatttaactgaaaaaaattatcatgaacAGTTTGAACAATTATAACAAAAGTAACAATTCTATcctaattaattttcttattcagtgtcatatcaatcaTACTATCAAAATACTATTTTGTAGAGTTAGGAAAAGATtccttttgaaaaacaaaagaatttcaaGGATATTAATGGATAAAAGTagtgggaaggaagagaatttcttAGGACCAAATCTTTATtatataaagcagtaatcatttaaattatttgacaatggttaaaaaaagaaaaaaaaaaaaaaaagaaaagaaattaagccatGGAACACATTAGAAATATAATATGCAAAAGCAAGGATAGTTAGGAGAAAGTACCaattctggagtcaagaagactcatctttctaagctGAAATCAGAGCTTGGACACTTACTAaaagtgtgaccctgggcaaataactttaccctgtttgcctcagttttcttttctgtagaatgaactggagaaggaaatggtaaactagttcagcatctttgccaagaaatccccgaatggggtcacaaagagcctgAAAAAACTTAATATCAATTACACCTAGCCCAAGGACAACCTTCAACTTGGATTATGCTACTACAAACACTCTATCTCTGCCAaaggaaaaagattaaaattttaaaaagagaaaagataaaatgatatagttcctgccctcaaggagcttactatctaactgaagggaaagggaaaataaaacatttacagaAATAACTATGAATTCAAGGTAGAATATgatggaggggaaaggaggaagactAAACATAGTATTCTCATAAATACAAGAAATGAGAGAATTAGGAGATAGTGCTAATTGTCAAAGGAACTTTATTCATTCTTTAACAATTTGGTATCTGTTTCCATTAGGCGTTAAGATGGCAACTTCAGCAAACCTTCCCGAAGCAGCTTGTACTGCAGAAATGGACTTTGATCCagatcttaattttattaatattgtgGATCTAGATTTTAAAGATGACACACTGTATTTAATGGGTAAGTATCCCTACAcatctatatgaatataaatataaataacagaaCAGACCCAcagttataaataaataagttcgATAAATAAGAATGCTTGTTGTAAGTGTCTTTAACATTTGGGATCTTTGAGCTCatcaaattggaaattgagaggttTATtcagtccaacttcctcattttatagattaggaaactgaatttcagaacaattatgtgatttgcccagaacaTCTAGCAAGtgcctgaggcagaatttgaatccagatctttctaactcccaCACTTCCTCCATTTTACATTGCCTCCTTTTTAAATATTACTCATTTCACAAGCATGCTGAGAAAAAAGTGACTTATAAACACTCAGAACTATGTAAAGTAAATCATCATCATAAATATCATCATTCTAATTGTCATCATAAAGGCAGTGTGATGTAGTAAACAGAGATCAaactttggagtcaagaagatctgagttcaaattctaactaatatatatatatatatatatatatatatatatatatatatatatattagtattctAGGAAATAATTTGCAGAAAGGGTCCTGACCTTCACTGGGGAATAGAATTTATTCACCTGAGAGTACTCAATACCAAAGAAATTTTAGGTCCAATGCCTGTTCTTGTCATCTCATGAAgaatattctaattttatttttaatttatgttacTATTATTTTACCACTTACCATTGACTTATTTTACCATAATGttgaaaatatattctatttgaaAAAATCTGGGCCTagaagttaagtacaatatttACTGTAACCCAGCAATTGAACCTGGCTCACACCAATTTATAATGAAGTAATAGGTCCACATTATCATATAACCCTTAACTTCCAAAAAGTTTGAGATGGGATGCATCTTGGGAAACTGTTAATGTACCATGAattctttgatttaaaatttcCTTAAGTAATTTTCTATTAAATGAAGGCTAcctgtttataaaacattttggcAAGTTAAAGGACATTATTTTGATTATCAAAGAGAATCTACTTCCATTTAAGTTTCTATGGATAGGTTTTCATTCcctatccttcccttcctccatcatGGAAgtatttcccatttaaaaaatctgGATTACAATTTCACATTTCAATTTCCTTTGTTGAAATTAAGTGGGATCCTTTTAGTTCTCTAGAAAAGATTTCctaaataaaacaatatacaaCTATAGAAGCTATGAAAAAtggtggggaaagggggaagagggaggatgtaaaagaaggaaatgaaaatgttctttttttcccaataatttaatggaatattttctctttttttccccctcagttgAAGAGCAAGGTAAAGAatgatttaattgtttttctattattctatctAAACTTGGGGAGTTGCTAAGTAGCACAGAACCACATGCAAAGATATTGTTTTTACTTGGTGCAGATCTGGTTTGGGAAGTTGCATTCCTTCCCTGAAAAGGGTGTGAACAATATGCATTCAGTGTAACTCCCATTGGGACCACTAATGCAAAAGATAAGAAGTTGGAACAAGTCCACGAATACTaagtgccaggtattgtgctaagcactacaTAAACTAagacaaaaatagacaaaaattgtTTGCTCATATAGACAACTCCCAAAATCATTCTCCCTTTAGTTTGATTTGCCTTTACTCAGAGGTTCCCCTAGAAATCTCAAAATAAAGTTCAGAGAATAATTTgcatctaatttttaaagatatagttAAAGGGTCTTTAATTGCTATATGAACATTGAAAGTAATAACACACCTCAGGCATAGTGTAGCATTTTATTTcacatcagaaaaaaattcaaaaaataaataaaaaattcatggTAGTCCATACTATGGCTTCTTCCTGCTCCAGTGAGACCCACCATCCTTTCAGAGATGTATAGTTCCCCAGATTACTTATATCTTATACttttcttggaagaaaaataaacttgaaaCTGTTAGAGAGACAATTACCCAATATTCCAGTGAGTTCCATCAGTAATAAATATATTCCTCCAGGTTTATGACACTATCCTAAAGCTTGAACTTCCCCCAgttgtaaaataaatttgaaatttctAGGAAGGTAGTCTTCCCATTGGACCTACACTGTCCTAATAATTCatggtaactgaaaaaaaaattatttgtcctCCCATATCATATCTCAGTCCCTTTGTTCAGATCTTTTAAATTATACAGCTACAGACATAATCTTTATCTTCTGACAAAGCTGATGCTGCCCAGGAATGCTGCCCAAgaattccctcttctctctcaagTAGGCCATGGTTTATTAATACATACCATTTAGTAAAGTAGTTTTCCTTTGCTGGGACTACCTTGTTAAAAACATATGCAACTGAGTTGTTCTTTTCCACTGTCTCTCTAGTTTGTATTCAGGAACTGTCACTAGGTCAATATTGCTCTATCAGCTATAATTATTAAGCCAATAAGCTGTCATCTCTAAAGCTGTAAAGTAGGGGTTAAGTAAATGTATCCCTTAGAGGTTTTATCAGAATGCAAGCACCCCCATTGGGACCAAAGTTGGTTCTCAAATCTCTAATATACTTAGTTCTTTCTGGATctctcaaaaaaaggaaaggatccaAAAGTCAAATTCTGCAATGATAACTCCTTCAATAGGACAATCACAAAGGGATGGCTATAACCTACAATAGTCTGAAGTAGCCATTTCATCCCTAAGTATTGATCACTCATGAGTTATGAATGAGTCTGTGGGTATATCTTTCATAGGAAGAGgtaattaaaactccaagaaaagaATCACCTCTCAGTAAGCTCATCAAGCTCATCAAGAGATTTTCCTGATTAGCTCCTTATAttctcaatttaattcaatttaacaagcctTTAATAAGTACTATTATTGCAAAACACAATAACAGAAATTTTAAATAGCTTCCACTTTCTATGAACTTACAGTTTATAGATAGGAAAAAGCTTCCTTTTTTTGCTTGGTGTTGCTGAGAAAGTCACTCATGTTCCTTTAAGAATGTATTTTTCTCTATGTCATTTATCTATGTCATAGATTTTTCTGTATCAGGATATTACCAGTAATTATTCTGAagaactaaaattaaaaacagatttgctaataaatataaaaacatccCACCTCCAAGTGTGTATTTAATGAAAgtgtgtttttatttaaaatagttaaaCAAGAATTCAGCAAGCTTGAAAAGCATTGTGCCATCTTACGAAACATCAAGGGCAGAGTTCTTATAAtagtcaaaggagaaaaaatggctGTATTTGAAGAGATGTCTGATGCAGAAATTAAAGGtatgttttggttttgttgttggtttgttttggggtttttttgaacCACTATTATAGAAAGCCAAGAATTATAGGACTGAAAAAGACCTAAGagatgtttgggtttttttctcacttttataaGATAAAAATCTTTCCTTGAAAACTAGGGTCAAGAGAGTCAAAAAGAGCAAATGGTTGCTCAAGGTCAAAGAACATGTTAAAGGGGACTTAAAACCTAAATATCCTGACTCTTGAATAAATGATGTCTCCATCACtgctcccctttcctttctgttCCGTGTTGTCATTTACCTTTCCAGGTCTATCTAGCTTCATACCTAAATAAAAGGGAGAAGAGTAAATCCAGCTCAACACTATTAATAACAAACTACAAAGGGTATCTATTTCTTTGGTTGTTGATGTGGGTTTTGATTATTGGGCGCATTGCAATTCATTTGAGAATCCAGAGCTGgcacacataaataaatatttattgtagggAATAAGCAGTATAATCTTATCCAAAACATGTTATTAGTATGTATTTCCATTGGCTAAATAGAACTCTTTGCAGTAGTTAAATCAATTaagtcaaaatatattaaaattgaaagcaatcttaatatttgtttaatctaatttctagttttctacTTAATACAGGAAGTCTTTCTACAAATATTCCTTAGTAACAGTCACCCAGTTTCTACTTTAACCTCTACTCCCTCCCAAAACAACTTATTACATCCAAACAGCTATAATATTAGTAAGCTCTATCTACCTCATGCTGCATCAAAATTTGATTTCCTAGAACAGTGTTCTAATTTCTCCTTTTGAGAACCAAGCAGTATAGGCCAAATTTTTTCTCCGCATGACTAGCCTTTTGGATACTTAAAAATCACTGCCATGCCctgtccttttttctcctctcctggtTAAATTAACTCTgctctttcaaatattttcaacaaTCCTGATCTCCAGACTCCTAATCATCAGGTGATACTCCTCTAGAAGAATTCTAGCTTATTAAAGCTAGTAGCCTGGATTTAACTCAAATAAAATGAAGTTGGTTGTTACCATATCTACCTTATCTATAAACAATAATTCTACTAAAGGATGGCCTAGATTGCATTGACTTCTTTGATAATCTCCATATTAAATCTCCAATCAACTGAAACCTTTAGTCTGTTTTTACatgaatttcaagttttttctctcccatcctaTATTTGTGCCATTGCATTTTTAAACCAAAATAAGGTACTTTACATTTAGCCTTGTTGATTTTGTTCTATTATTCCAGCCTATTGAaacttttttatatctaatttctttcttccaaGATAATGGCTATTCCTTCAAACTTGGATCCATCTTTGCACATGGTTATCATGCctttattagagttattgattcaTTGTATTTAACACACAAAGGCCAAAAATAGGGCACTCTACTAAACCTGTGTCTTTAGTTGAACCCAGTCTGATTTATTAACCAACCAGAGTACAATTATTTAACCAATTACAAAGCTAATTAGCTTTGTGGCTAATGGTGGCTAGTGGTGGCACACACCATTCAGCCCAGCTTAATCTTATCCACAAAAATATAGAGACTTGTCAAATGATGTGCTgacataaaaatatagattgatagatagatgatagatagatgtgtatgtatacatgtatgtacacatttTGTATTATAATCTAACAAAAAGAAGCAACATGGGACAGTAGAAAGAGGGTCAGgcttggagaaaggaagacctTAGATTAATATCCCAACCCTGCCAAATAGAGACTGGATgacctaggaaagtcatttaattcctcaATGGTCTAGGCAACTCTCTTAGACTAACCATTACAGAGAAGGTGCCAACTTGCATTGATGTCAACAAGGTGACTCACCCCTCAGCCAGGAATTCTCTATCACAATGAACTCATCAGGCCAGTTCTTCTGTTAAACtcagataaatatataaaatttagaatGTCTTCCAAATGGATCCTTAACTCCTAGACagcacatataaatacacacacacacacacacacacacacacacacacacacacacacacatatcagcATATCAATTGACAAGTCTATATTTTTGTGGATAAGATTAAGGTGGGCTAGATGGTGGTACAGCTAGTTAGCTTTGTTAAGCTAAATCATTGTACTCTAAAAGTGTGGATTAATAGATCAGGAAGGATTCAATTAAAGATACAAGTCTAGTAAAGTGTCctattttagcttttttatcttatatattaATGAATCATTAACTTTGATAAAGTCATATTAGCTATAAAGATGGCTCAAAGCTTGGAGGGATTGCCATTATTTTGGATGACAGAATTAAGATATAAAAAAGTtggaatggggcagctaggtggcacagtgaatagaggatgggccctgaagtcagtaggacctgaattcaaatgtgaccccagacacttaacacttcctagctgtatgaccctgggcaagtcacttaaccccaattgcctcaggggaaaaaaagaacaataggaCAAAATCAACCGGGATAAAAGTAAAATAGACGACACTGGGCTGAAAAAAGCTTTCTAATCCATGACAGGATTTTGTTGAGGGTAGATGCTAAACTTTCTAGACTTTTGTTTCTAAGATGTGCCTTTAACCCAAATCTCAAAATCAGCTTCTTGATTTCAACAAACCACACAAAAATCAGTATTGCAATAGTACTTTCTGGAATGATCCcttaaaatttattcttaaaagttaaaaagctgcAAAAGATTCTTCAGAATAGAACCctaatttataaatgtttatccTCAGCCAATGCACCTCGGACtcaatttataatacaatattataaagagACTACACCCAAAGGGTTAGCTGTAGCATTATCTgtgaagactgagaaaaaaatttatacgCTATCCTGCAAGAACAAAAAGCTTCATTTTAAGGTAAGAATAAGTCAATTTGTTCTTAGCTTTATTTCTAGGGAAACCTTAGGAATAAATAATTTGTTGCAAAATCCAAATCCAGTCCccagaagagaaagaataaaaggcaGAGATCTATAAGGGCAGAGGATCATCCATACCTGCCTAAATCAATGAGTAGTATGGAATCATAACACAGGTTTAGGCTCAGCACCTGTTGCAAAATCCACACCATCCAGATAATTTGCCATAAATCATGGAATAGGGAGCTGGCAAGTACCCGAGAGGTCATCTAATCTGGCACCCCAACTCTGCAGTTTATTTTGCAAAACAAGAAAATTTTTCCAAGATAGACAACAGAATTTTAACTCGGGTCTTCCAACTGTACATCTAGAGTTTTTGTCATTTCACCACTGCCAGGACAACCAGCAACACAATCCTAGGTCAACTCACAAAGTCCCCAGTGAGATGTTTTTTTTCTGGGATTCCTCAAACATTTACTTTATATTAATAGTAGATAGTACCCTCATCCCTAAAGGGAACATGTCTTCCTTGCTCAGAAGATTCATAAGAATTTTCAAGAATGAATTTCTATGCAATCAATTCTTCATTATTCACACTTCCACTGTTATACTCTAAATATCAACCTACAAGAAtctattaagcaccaactatttACTAGACATAATGCTAATCACGGGAGATAAGaagacaaaagggaaataatGTTGCCTTATATTTACacatcatatatgtatgtatacatgtgtatacatatatacacataaacagtataaatatattaaaaatagatacaaagtGTAGAGTTAGGAGTTACTTGCAACTGATGGGATAAGCAAAGAAGGTGACATTTGAGCTGAActataaaagaaactagaaattccTAGAAACAATTTGAAGAAGATGGGGGGGGGGTGTACTATGCATGGGATACCTCCcaaatccaaaacaaaaacataatgcTCTCAATTAAAGACAGATAACAGAGCAAGTTTGcccaagggagggagaaaatcaCATAAAGTATCTCAGAGTTAAAcggaaaaaaatgtttgttgttacTGGGTTTTTTCCCAATGGCTGAtggtttcttccaattctaacattctatatgGCAAATAAAGCTTTGTAGGACTCTTTCTCCCCACTCAACATTTTAATCCAAACCAAATCAAACTAAAATGAACAGCAAAGTC from Sminthopsis crassicaudata isolate SCR6 chromosome 3, ASM4859323v1, whole genome shotgun sequence includes these protein-coding regions:
- the LOC141559712 gene encoding interleukin-18-like; this translates as MATSANLPEAACTAEMDFDPDLNFINIVDLDFKDDTLYLMVEEQVKQEFSKLEKHCAILRNIKGRVLIIVKGEKMAVFEEMSDAEIKANAPRTQFIIQYYKETTPKGLAVALSVKTEKKIYTLSCKNKKLHFKEGAAPDKIDGKEQDILFYQEKISGHDKKMQFKSVLYPEYYLACKQEKKGIFKLVLKKGSQDTEGSTKFIVMYDCGKTDL